From a single Brassica oleracea var. oleracea cultivar TO1000 chromosome C5, BOL, whole genome shotgun sequence genomic region:
- the LOC106293761 gene encoding probable LRR receptor-like serine/threonine-protein kinase At1g05700, with amino-acid sequence METFPVLCLIYSAAFALCLVASALAQDQSGFISIDCGIPSGSSYKDDTTGINYVSDSSFVETGVSKSVSFTAQRQLQTLRCFPEGARNCYTLTPKQGKGKKYLVRASFMYGNYDGENGSPEFDLFLGGNIWDTVFLTNGSVVVSKEVVYLSQAERIFVCLGNKGKGTPFMSTLELRFLGNDNTTYDSPNGALFFSRRWDFGSLMDSPVRYDEDVYDRIWIPRNFGYCREINTSLHVTSDDNSYNLSSLVMSTAMTPTNTTNPIAMTLENSDSNVRYFAYIHFAEVEDLSLKPNLTREFDIRINGVTVHAAFSPKYLQTNTFVLNPESQTDIVFSLVRTSKSTLPPIINGLEIYIANSFSQSLTNEVDVNAVTGVKTSYKVKRNWQGDPCMPNDYLWEGLNCSYDSLTPPRITSLNLSSSELTGQLSPSFSNLTMIQELDLSNNGLSGEIPEFLTRLKFLRVLNLEKNKLTGSVPSELLERSKTGSLTLRVGENKGLCSEISCGKSNKKTLVTAFAASFTALFILLLLSGVFWKIKNRRKKSVNSAVVKAKSENKLLFTYEDVVKMTNNFGRVLGRGGFGTVYHGYYNNLQVAVKLLSETSAQGFKEFRSEVEVLVRVHHVNLTALIGYFHEADQMGLIYEFMANGNMADHLSGKYDGTLSWRQRLQIALDAAQGLEYLHCGCKPPIVHRDVKTSNILLNEKNRAKLADFGLSRSFQTESRSHVSTLVAGTPGYLDPLCFETNGLNEKSDIYSFGVVLLEMITGKTAISESQRKRVHVSDWVISILKSTNDVNNVIDSKMPKDFDANSVWKVVELALASVSQNVSERPNMQQIVKGLNECLQREECDKNY; translated from the exons ATGGAAACCTTTCCTGTTCTCTGTTTGATATATTCAGCAGCTTTTGCATTGTGTCTTGTCGCTTCTGCTCTTGCACAAGACCAATCAG GTTTTATAAGCATCGACTGTGGAATCCCAAGTGGATCATCCTACAAAGACGACACAACGGGCATAAACTACGTCTCAGATTCATCCTTTGTCGAAACAGGAGTCTCCAAATCTGTTTCCTTCACAGCTCAAAGACAGCTTCAAACCCTTAGATGCTTTCCCGAAGGTGCAAGAAACTGCTACACGCTGACTCCAAAGCAAGGGAAAGGCAAGAAGTACCTCGTAAGAGCCAGTTTCATGTACGGTAACTACGATGGAGAGAATGGTTCTCCAGAATTTGATCTGTTTCTCGGTGGAAACATCTGGGACACTGTCTTTCTCACCAATGGATCGGTCGTTGTATCCAAAGAAGTCGTTTACTTGAGCCAAGCAGAGAGAATCTTTGTCTGTTTGGGTAACAAAGGCAAAGGAACTCCATTTATGTCGACGCTAGAGCTTCGGTTTCTCGGCAACGACAATACGACGTATGATTCTCCAAACGGTGCTCTCTTCTTCTCCAGACGCTGGGACTTTGGCTCTCTTATGGACTCACCCGTCAG ATACGATGAAGACGTGTACGATAGAATCTGGATACCTAGAAACTTTGGATACTGCAGAGAGATCAACACCTCGCTTCATGTGACCTCAGATGATAATAGTTACAACCTTTCAAGTTTGGTGATGAGCACAGCGATGACTCCAACGAACACAACGAACCCCATCGCAATGACTTTAGAAAACAGCGATTCAAACGTTAGGTACTTTGCTTACATTCACTTTGCCGAGGTAGAAGATCTTAGCCTCAAACCAAACCTGACCAGAGAGTTCGATATCCGAATCAACGGAGTCACAGTTCATGCTGCCTTCAGTCCCAAGTATCTTCAGACAAATACTTTTGTTCTAAACCCTGAGAGCCAAACAGATATTGTGTTTTCTCTTGTGAGAACCTCCAAGTCTACTCTTCCACCAATTATTAACGGACTAGAGATCTACATCGCAAATAGTTTCTCTCAATCTCTTACTAACGAAGTAGACG TCAACGCGGTTACGGGTGTAAAGACAAGCTATAAAGTGAAGAGAAACTGGCAAGGAGATCCTTGTATGCCTAATGACTACCTTTGGGAAGGACTTAACTGTAGTTATGATAGTCTTACTCCTCCAAGAATCACATCATT GAACTTATCTTCTAGCGAGTTAACTGGTCAGTTATCGCCGTCCTTCTCCAACCTCACAATGATTCAAGAGCT AGACTTATCAAACAATGGCTTAAGCGGAGAGATACCAGAGTTTCTGACAAGACTGAAGTTCTTGAGAGTTTT AAATCTAGAGAAAAACAAGCTAACAGGTTCAGTTCCATCCGAGCTATTAGAAAGATCAAAGACAGGATCACTCACCTTAAGGGTTGGGGAGAATAAAGGACTCTGCAGCGAGATTTCTTGCGGAAAAAGCAACAAAAAAACACTAGTGACCGCGTTTGCGGCATCATTTACAGCATTGTTCATTCTCCTGTTGTTGTCTGGTGTGTTTTGGAAGATCAAGAACCGAAGAAAGAAGTCTG TAAACTCTGCGGTTGTGAAGGCAAAATCAGAGAACAAGTTACTGTTTACATATGAAGACGTTGTGAAGATGACAAATAACTTCGGTCGTGTCCTCGGCAGAGGAGGGTTTGGAACAGTCTACCATGGCTACTATAACAACCTTCAAGTCGCTGTTAAACTTTTATCAGAAACATCAGCTCAGGGATTCAAAGAGTTTCGCTCCGAG GTTGAAGTTCTTGTGAGGGTTCATCATGTAAACCTCACTGCACTCATCGGCTACTTCCACGAAGCTGATCAAATGGGGTTGATCTATGAGTTCATGGCTAATGGAAACATGGCTGATCATCTCTCTGGAAAGTATGACGGTACATTGAGCTGGAGACAAAGGCTTCAGATTGCACTCGATGCAGCACAAGGTCTTGAGTATCTTCACTGTGGATGCAAACCTCCTATAGTTCACAGAGATGTGAAGACTTCGAACATATTGTTGAACGAAAAGAACAGAGCTAAGCTTGCGGATTTTGGACTCTCGAGGAGTTTTCAGACAGAGAGTCGATCTCACGTATCTACTCTTGTCGCTGGAACTCCTGGATATCTCGATCCGCT ATGCTTTGAGACAAATGGGCTAAACGAGAAGAGTGACATTTACAGTTTTGGAGTTGTTCTGTTGGAGATGATTACGGGCAAGACTGCGATCAGTGAGTCGCAGAGGAAGCGTGTTCATGTGAGTGATTGGGTGATATCGATCTTGAAGTCTACTAATGACGTGAACAATGTTATAGATTCCAAAATGCCTAAAGATTTTGATGCGAACTCTGTTTGGAAAGTTGTGGAGCTTGCGCTGGCGTCTGTTTCACAGAACGTTTCTGAGAGGCCAAACATGCAGCAGATTGTTAAAGGACTGAATGAGTGTCTTCAAAGAGAAGAGTGTGACAAGAATTATTGA
- the LOC106343608 gene encoding transcription factor bHLH113, with translation MDFSSNAGMMMENKRNVVCSLEESNIKRHKSDLSSKERKDKVGERISALQQIVSPYGKTDIASVLLDAMHYIEFLHEQVKVLSAPYLQTVSTAKLVEMEQYSLSNRGLCLAPMEFTAGVAQSNGADIWASVKTPPSPALNVKSQSPFR, from the exons ATGGATTTTTCTAGTAACGCCGGAATGATGATGGAGAATAAGAGGAATGTCGTCTGCTCTCTCGAAGAAAGCAACATCAAACGCCACAAGTCTGATCTCTCTTCCAAG GAGAGGAAGGACAAAGTGGGAGAACGTATCTCGGCTCTTCAACAGATAGTTTCCCCTTACGGAAAG ACCGACATTGCGTCAGTTCTTCTAGACGCGATGCACTACATAGAGTTTCTTCACGAGCAAGTCAAG GTTCTAAGCGCTCCGTATCTGCAAACAGTGTCCACTGCTAAGCTG GTGGAGATGGAGCAGTACAGCCTGAGCAACAGAGGATTGTGTCTTGCTCCAATGGAGTTTACAGCTGGAGTTGCTCAAAGCAACGGAGCTGATATATGGGCGTCAGTGAAGACTCCTCCATCTCCAGCTTTAAATGTCAAGTCTCAGTCACCCTTCAGATGA
- the LOC106344249 gene encoding protein RESTRICTED TEV MOVEMENT 1-like translates to MHEYITGISGEYYKYKASNSHIRSLKFTTNTSEYGPFGTSGSSYEKLSFKLGKSSHFRSFHGTYDDASGLHYIGVYLRPKTVQPKNDKNNGEGMESKSVLG, encoded by the coding sequence ATGCACGAATACATCACTGGAATAAGTGGAGAGTATTACAAATACAAAGCTAGCAATTCTCACATTAGATCTCTCAAATTCACTACCAACACTAGTGAATACGGTCCTTTTGGTACCTCCGGTTCCAGCTACGAAAAATTATCTTTTAAACTTGGGAAATCTTCTCACTTTCGCAGTTTCCATGGGACTTATGATGATGCATCCGGACTACACTACATCGGTGTTTACCTCAGACCAAAGACAGTCCAACCCAAAAACGATAAAAACAATGGAGAAGGAATGGAGTCAAAGAGTGTCTTGGGCTAG
- the LOC106343607 gene encoding protein RESTRICTED TEV MOVEMENT 1-like has product MEGKLMKIGPVGKHDARSTTIVNWDEGSHNGILSQIFISHNASGIMSIQFQFVVDGKFVLSDCHGPGLGNMFDVIELTYPHEFIIGISGECYKYEGSNPHIRSLKFTTNTSEYGPFGYTSSSSNEKFSFKLGRSPQLGGFHGTYDASGLQYIGFYLRPKTVQPKIDKSNAKELESKIVLG; this is encoded by the exons ATGGAAGGAAAGTTGATGAAGATAGGACCAGTAGGGAAGCATGATGCTAGAAGCACAACAATTGTTAACTGGGATGAAGGAAGTCACAATGGCATCCTCTCTCAGATCTTTATATCTCATAATGCCTCAGGAATCATGTCTATTCAGTTCCAGTTCGTGGTAGACGGAAAGTTTGTTTTATCCGACTGTCACGGTCCAGGTTTGGGCAACATGTTTGACGTT ATAGAGCTGACCTATCCGCACGAGTTCATAATTGGAATAAGTGGAGAGTGTTACAAATACGAAGGTAGCAATCCTCACATAAGATCTCTCAAATTCACTACCAACACTAGTGAATACGGTCCTTTTGGTTATACCTCCAGTTCCAGCAACGAAAAATTCTCGTTTAAACTCGGGAGATCTCCTCAGCTTGGCGGTTTCCATGGGACTTACGATGCATCCGGACTACAGTACATCGGTTTTTACCTCAGGCCTAAAACAGTTCAACCCAAAATAGATAAAAGCAATGCAAAAGAACTGGAGTCAAAGATTGTCTTGGGATAA
- the LOC106343609 gene encoding vesicle transport protein GOT1B: MAYELTEQKKVGLGLIGFGLSFSFLGVILYFDRGLLALGNLFWLIGVGLLLGWQSTWRLFTNVNNLKGTVCFVLGLFLIFVRWPIIGIILEMYGCIVLFGGFWSTVKMFLSQIPFVGWMIQYPLTVLEQLVRGSR, encoded by the exons ATGGCGTATGAACTAACTGAGCAAAAGA AAGTTGGGTTAGGCCTGATTGGCTTTGGTTTATCCTTTTCGTTTCTTGGTGTCATCTTGTACTTTGACAGAGGTTTGCTCGCTCTTGGAAAC TTGTTTTGGTTGATAGGTGTTGGTCTTTTACTTGGTTGGCAGTCAACTTGGAGACTGTTCACCAACGTTAACAACTTGAAG GGCACAGTCTGTTTCGTGCTTGGACTCTTTCTTATATTTGTACGTTGGCCAATAATAGGCATTATCCTTGAGATGTATGGTTGCATCGTCCTGTTCGG CGGATTTTGGTCAACGGTAAAGATGTTCCTTTCCCAGATTCCTTTTGTTGGGTGGATGATACAGTATCCTCTCACG GTTCTTGAGCAACTTGTACGAGGTTCTCGTTGA
- the LOC106294120 gene encoding sn1-specific diacylglycerol lipase beta-like produces MLITRLKRVRRTILVLAIANLAVIVSGCVLTLVSNSNCDSPAQLFPLYAVCLAACVKLASIIKVATTQELMAITIMDSPTQITLQRKLKYKTWLWWTRFAMVITLLQFLGATNLMFRVSTFFVSPDGMPRHCVLGLSPDTRGWKQRLQASFLITVCFVALAQCFTGSDILQWRSFYATQDDAWKAHYQEVFDHGIREVLCCLGRREYMGVIEEDEVCSVARLLGDLISYRASGTGHLEFLAGLALLQNNSQFPKSYENCMEAPAFHLQEAAAFHKFAEAAYTGPLLDVGRNPALFLCTWVCRQGILTPWSRKWRPKLDGDNWWRGHAAAFLKFIDFPAHVLRRGRICSEKCKATYFVVVLHYLRCVVIAVRGTETAEDLITDGLGRACSLTPEDLDGLANRIRVMDSSRTHYGHSGIVEAARDLFTQIEGDPGESGSTGFLSSLIGDGGECAGYSIRIVGHSLGGAIASLLGIRLRCRFPNLYVYAYGPLPCVDQDVAEACSEFVTSIVLDNEFSSRLSYGSIRRLQVAAIKVLSQDPKADTALIFRLARRFLSASKRHRQHDVEEQTTGESIPSIVIEEDQTYPILEEAEPEMRQHDEEFINPFHETAAVSTDSPVSQFMETVQTRGEDVDDEAPEMFLPGLVIHIVHEGNNMSVPIWRGWPICDVPDGYKAYVANRESFKEIMVSPSMFLDHLPWRCRHAMQKVLESRNLYCDMTSDLT; encoded by the exons ATGTTGATTACGAGGTTGAAGAGAGTCAGGAGAACGATACTGGTTCTCGCCATTGCCAATTTGGCCGTCATTGTCTCCGGCTGTGTTCTGACTCTCGTTTCCAACTCAAACTGCGACAGCCCCGCTCAACTATTCCCCCTCTACGCCGTCTGTTTAGCCGCATGCGTCAAACTAGCCTCCATAATTAAGGTCGCTACTACACAGGAACTCATGGCTATCACCATTATGGATTCTCCTACTCAGATCACTCTCCAAAGAAAG TTGAAGTATAAGACTTGGCTTTGGTGGACTCGGTTTGCAATGGTAATAACTTTACTGCAATTCCTTGGTGCAACTAACCTTATGTTCCGTGTCTCCACATTCTTTGTTTCCCCTGATGGCATGCCAAGACATTGCGTTTTAG GGCTATCTCCAGACACACGTGGGTGGAAGCAAAGGCTGCAGGCTTCCTTCTTGATCACAGTTTGCTTTGTTGCGTTGGCTCAATGCTTCACGGGATCAGATATATTGCAATGGCGGTCTTTCTACGCAACTCAAGATGATGCATGGAAAGCTCATTACCAGGAGGTGTTTGACCATGGCATTCGTGAAGTTTTGTGCTGTCTTGGACGTCGTGAATATAT GGGTGTTATAGAGGAAGATGAAGTGTGTTCAGTTGCAAGACTGTTGGGTGATCTTATTTCATATAGAGCATCAGGCACTGGCCATTTGGAGTTTTTGGCAG GCCTTGCTCTGTTGCAGAATAATAGCCAGTTTCCTAAATCATATGAGAACTGCATGGAAGCTCCAGCTTTTCATCTTCAGGAGGCTGCCGCGTTTCATAAATTTGCTGAAGCTGCTTACACT GGGCCACTGCTTGATGTTGGGAGAAACCCTGCCTTGTTTTTATGCACATGGGTCTGTAGGCAAGGGATCTTAACACCTTGGAGCCGTAAATG GAGGCCTAAACTTGATGGTGATAATTGGTGGAGAGGTCATGCAGCTGCCTTCCTTAAGTTTATAGATTTTCCTGCTCATGTTCTTCGCCGAGGTCGAATTTGTAGT GAGAAGTGTAAAGCAACATACTTCGTTGTAGTGTTACATTATCTAAGATGTGTTGTAATTGCTGTTAGAGGAACTGAGACGGCTGAAGACCTCATAACTGATGGTTTAGGTCGTGCTTGTTCGTTAACTCCTGAAGACTTGGACGGCCTAGCAAA TCGCATTCGTGTTATGGATTCTTCTCGTACACACTACGGGCATTCGGGAATAGTAGAAGCTGCAAGAGATCTATTTACGCAAATAGAAGGAGACCCTGGAG AGTCAGGATCTACTGGCTTCCTGTCCTCGTTGATTGGTGATGGAGGCGAGTGTGCTGGCTACAGCATTCGCATCGTTGGGCATTCTTTAGGAGGTGCTATTGCCTCGTTACTAGGAATTAGA CTTCGTTGCAGATTCCCTAACCTGTATGTATATGCATATGGACCTCTCCCATGTGTAGATCAAGATGTGGCAGAGGCATGTTCTGAATTTGTTACAAG CATTGTACTGGATAACGAATTCTCATCACGGCTCTCGTATGGATCAATCCGCCGACTACAAGTAGCAGCAATCAAAGTACTGTCTCAAGATCCTAAAGCTGATACAGCACTCATTTTCAGACTCGCACGCCGGTTTTTGTCTGCTAGCAAACGGCATAGGCAACATGATGTTGAAGAGCAAACTACAGGAGAATCTATACCATCAATAGTAATTG AAGAAGATCAAACTTATCCAATTTTGGAAGAAGCTGAACCAGAAATGAGGCAACATGATGAGGAATTCATTAATCCGTTCCACGAGACGGCGGCGGTCTCAACAGATAGTCCTGTCTCTCAGTTTATGGAAACAGTCCAAACAAGAGGAGAAGATGTTGATGATGAAGCTCCGGAGATGTTCTTGCCTGGTTTAGTCATCCATATTGTACACGAAGGAAACAACATGAGCGTGCCTATATGGCGAGGGTGGCCGATATGTGATGTGCCAGATGGTTACAAAGCTTATGTTGCAAACAGAGAGAGCTTCAAAGAAATTATGGTTTCTCCATCAATGTTTCTTGATCATCTTCCTTGGAG ATGCAGACACGCAATGCAGAAGGTTTTAGAATCTCGCAATCTCTACTGCGACATGACTAGTGATCTGACATAG
- the LOC106294130 gene encoding galactolipase DONGLE, chloroplastic, protein MATNIFTQSPNYSPFLIGEKIPQQKHNLGHISLSDKTSNKKLVISSSIMAPPIPSSSPLSPPSSSSMVAHLPRAPPASSLPLSRVWREIQGSNNWENLIDPLSPILQQEITRYGNLLSASYKGFDLNPSSKRYLNCKYGKKSLLKESGIYDPDGYQVTKYIYATPDININPIQNEPNRARWIGYVAVSSDDSVKRLGRRDIVVTFRGTVTNPEWMANLMSSLTPARLDPHNPRPDVKVESGFLSLYTSSESESKFGLESCREQLLSEISRLVNKYKDEDMSITLAGHSMGSSLALLLAYDIAELGLNKRRGEKDVPVTVFSFAGPRVGNLGFKKRCEELGVKVLRITNVNDPITKLPGFLFNENFRALGGVYELPWSCSCYTHVGVELTLDFFDVQNISCVHDLDTYISLVNRPRSSKSTVAEDNFGSNFFNKTSQMMFPKGQRRALRLRNAATKAAYLIGSVSNHMMYCNIF, encoded by the coding sequence ATGGCGACCAACATATTCACTCAAAGCCCTAACTACTCTCCATTTCTCATTGGAGAAAAAATTCCTCAACAGAAACACAATCTTGGCCACATCTCTCTCTCAGACAAAACCTCTAATAAAAAGCTTGTAATCTCTTCTTCTATAATGGCCCCTCCGATTCCATCTTCTTCTCCACTCTCTCCTCCTTCTTCTTCTTCTATGGTGGCTCATCTTCCTCGAGCACCACCAGCATCATCTCTGCCGTTGTCTCGAGTATGGAGAGAGATACAAGGAAGCAATAACTGGGAAAATCTAATTGACCCTCTAAGCCCTATTCTCCAACAAGAGATCACTCGCTACGGGAACTTACTCTCCGCTTCTTACAAAGGTTTTGATCTAAACCCTAGCTCCAAACGTTACTTGAACTGCAAGTATGGCAAGAAAAGCCTGCTTAAAGAATCCGGAATCTATGACCCTGATGGCTACCAAGTCACCAAGTACATCTACGCCACGCCAGACATCAACATCAACCCTATCCAGAACGAGCCTAATCGCGCACGTTGGATAGGGTACGTAGCGGTTTCCTCTGATGACTCGGTGAAACGTTTGGGGAGGAGGGATATTGTGGTGACGTTTCGTGGGACTGTGACCAACCCTGAGTGGATGGCTAACCTAATGAGCTCCTTAACTCCAGCTAGGCTTGACCCTCATAACCCTCGTCCTGATGTCAAGGTTGAATCTGGCTTCTTGAGTTTATACACATCCAGCGAGAGTGAAAGCAAGTTCGGGCTAGAAAGCTGTCGTGAGCAGCTTCTCTCCGAGATATCGAGGCTTGTCAACAAGTACAAAGACGAGGACATGAGCATAACGCTTGCGGGGCATAGTATGGGGAGCTCTCTAGCTCTCCTTCTAGCTTACGACATAGCAGAACTCGGCTTGAACAAGAGAAGAGGCGAAAAAGATGTTCCGGTAACTGTATTCTCATTCGCGGGTCCAAGGGTTGGTAACTTGGGGTTTAAGAAAAGATGTGAGGAGTTAGGAGTTAAAGTCTTGAGGATCACTAATGTAAATGATCCGATCACGAAACTCCCTGGTTTCTTGTTCAACGAGAATTTTAGGGCGTTAGGTGGAGTTTACGAGCTTCCTTGGAGCTGTTCTTGCTACACTCACGTGGGAGTTGAACTCACGCTCGATTTCTTCGACGTTCAAAACATTTCTTGTGTCCACGACCTCGACACTTACATCAGTTTAGTGAACCGTCCGAGAAGCTCAAAGTCTACGGTTGCAGAAGACAATTTTGGTAGCAACTTTTTCAACAAAACAAGTCAGATGATGTTCCCTAAAGGACAACGTCGAGCGTTGCGGTTAAGAAACGCAGCGACCAAAGCGGCGTATCTAATTGGGTCTGTATCCAATCATATGATGTATTGTAATATATTTTAG